The region AGCGTGCGGTCGATGCCGTCGTCCCCTGCATCGACCGTCTTGCGAATCCAGCGGTCGAAGGCGTCGTAAGAATACTTGGGGACATCTCAGGGGGCGTGAGGCAGTGAAATAGTTATGTTCGCCTACAGCTTGACAATAACCCTCTTCCACCACCACTTCGTCCGAATCCACCCAACCCTCAAATCGACCCCAGCCATGAAAGCTGGAGTTGCCGATCCCAAGTGGTCAATCGAGAAAAGGGTGGATCTGCTGCCAGAGAATGTGGCCGCAAAGCGAGGCCCCAACTAAAAGTGGATTTCAGACAGCCTCACTCCCATCCAAGGCCGAATTTTGCCGCTACTGCGCGAACATCCCAAACTTACTATTCCTCGTATATTCGCGCCAATCGTTCTACCTTGAGGGTCGCCGATCGAGTGCTATAATTCTGCAAATAGCAGGGCCATTCCGCATCATCGACCGATCTTTCCTATTTTCCAGGCAGATACCGATCTTGGTGCGATTTGGCATGTTCATGAAACGAGGAGGTGTTGCGATGGCTACAGTCATGCGTGAATCGTGCTTAGCGGAAATTGGCGAGACGGCCGGGGCGGTTTGGCATACGCTGAAGGAGCAAGGTCCGTTAACGATTGCCAAACTCGTGAAGGAGATCGAAGCTCCCCGCGACGTGGTGATGCAATCGCTGGGTTGGTTGGCGCGGGAAGAGAAAGTCGAAATCGAGGAAGACGGCCGCACTCGCGTGGTTTCGCTTCGTTAAACGGCTTGTCGCGTTCGGCCGCGATGTTCGAAATGCAAGCCGGCTTGGCCGGGGCAGCAAAAGATCGTTCCGCTAA is a window of Pirellulales bacterium DNA encoding:
- a CDS encoding winged helix-turn-helix domain-containing protein, with product MATVMRESCLAEIGETAGAVWHTLKEQGPLTIAKLVKEIEAPRDVVMQSLGWLAREEKVEIEEDGRTRVVSLR